The Pocillopora verrucosa isolate sample1 chromosome 14, ASM3666991v2, whole genome shotgun sequence genome has a segment encoding these proteins:
- the LOC136278034 gene encoding melanocyte-stimulating hormone receptor-like, translating to MIRSKFEANYSSNSSANHKIGFETMRIANCILNVPLMLLSIVGNALVLVAILKTPSLRSPSVIFLCNLAVSDLLVGLVVQPVYIVEQMVKTVPKLQEAVGGMGFAGCGVSLWTMTAITVDRFLALHYHLRYPNLMTTSRAIYTIVTIWCIITLFSFSVLWSPRIHYFLGAFCITICLLVCLVCFIKIYRIVRRHQVQIHVQQQAVENSTDTNKQQIRQSTKSAKNIFIYFLVMILCYTPLFFVYIILINNLNSVVLRTFPVTVAFMNSSINPFLYCWRTPELRRAVFKTARLLFCREMD from the coding sequence ATGATTAGAAGCAAATTTGAAGCAAACTATTCCAGTAACTCATCAGCTAACCATAAAATTGGTTTTGAGACAATGCGAATTGCAAACTGCATCCTCAATGTACCTTTGATGTTGCTATCCATCGTTGGTAACGCTCTTGTGTTAGTCGCCATATTGAAGACGCCATCGCTTCGTTCACCTTCCGtcatttttctctgcaatttggCTGTTTCAGATCTCCTTGTGGGATTGGTGGTACAACCAGTTTATATAGTAGAACAAATGGTAAAAACTGTTCCAAAACTACAAGAAGCAGTAGGAGGAATGGGATTTGCTGGGTGCGGTGTTTCTCTTTGGACGATGACAGCCATAACAGTGGATCGTTTCTTAGCTCTCCACTATCACCTGCGGTACCCaaatttaatgacaacaagcCGGGCAATCTATACAATAGTAACTATTTGGTGCATCATCAcgttattctctttttcagttctttggtCGCCGCGTATTCATTATTTTCTTGGAGCTTTTTGTATCACAATTTGCCTTTTagtttgcttggtttgtttTATCAAGATTTACCGAATTGTTCGCCGGCATCAGGTGCAAATTCACGTTCAACAACAAGCAGTGGAAAATTCAACTGATACAAATAAACAGCAAATACGACAATCAACAAAGAGTGCGAAAAATATCTTCATATATTTCCTCGTCATGATTTTATGCTACActccattgttttttgtttatattattttaattaataatttaaactcGGTAGTTCTCCGGACCTTTCCGGTTACTGTAGCATTCATGAATTCGTCTATCAATCCATTTCTATATTGCTGGCGTACTCCCGAGCTCCGAAGggcagtttttaaaacagcaaggcTTTTATTTTGTAGAGAAATGGATTAA